The Plasmodium vivax chromosome 13, whole genome shotgun sequence nucleotide sequence GCTATGTGGTTCGTCTTCTGGTTAACTGTGCAGTCATTCGTATGGTCCTTCTTCTGTGAGTGGCCCCCgatttgcttcccccccatggcAGCGAAGAAGTCGCTCTGCAGGGAGGTTGCCTTTCTCAATGCGTTTAAATTGTGGAGGATGTCATCCGAATTGCTGCTACCCCCCCGCGACAGGAAGTAGAGCATCGTTTCGTTCAGCTCCATGAAGTCCCCCCCGGCGAACTGCTCGATGAGCGTTCGGTACAGGGAGAAGTGGTGCGCGGAGAGGCGGTGCGAGGAGAAGCGGTGCGAAGCGACGCGGTGTAGGTCGTCGCTCACGTGGTTAATCGTTTCTCCAACCTCGTCACCGCTCAACTCGCCGCTCAGCCTCCCCGCCTTGGCCCCGCCAACCGCCAGCGAACTGACGTAGAAAACGTTCGAAAAAACGTAAACAAAGGCATACACCCCGTAGAGCTCCTTCACATGCGCGTTGTGTCTGCTCTCCCCAAAGCGCTCatccaaaaaggggaagtacTTCGCTAAGCTGCTACACAGATCGTTCGTTTCCTCATCGGCTACCACCAGCTGCTCCTTCGCAATTTGTTTATCCCTCTCCTGTAAAGCGGCCAACTCTCTTTGCACCCCCAGAATGACATTTTTGCACCGGTTCAGCAGCTGCGCCAGGGTCTCATTTTGCGTCTCCACCGAGAGGACCTCCACCTTCTGCAAGCATCTAGCAAGGACACACCGACTGGCAGAAACAAAGTTAAAGAAAAGGTCTTTCTCCAAAGAGGTGTACGTAATCGATCTTACGAAATCGTTATGAACGCATTTGAGGAAGTTACGCTCACAGTACTTCCTCACCAAGTAGGCATGGAAAAAGGTCAAGAGATCCTCCCTCTGtatgatttcttttttccattcgggttcgcttcccccttggaGGTGATTCGGGGTGTTCTTCAGCACCTTACTGTAGTGCTCCGCATGGTCGTAGCAGTTGAGGGCGTTTCGGTAGTAGCTCTGCTCAAACAgtgtcttcctcctcacgCCGTTGAGTTTTTTCCGCACGTAGTGGAGGTAGCCGTCTGGGCAGTTTGCACCGCTAGAACAGTTTGCAACACTCCCACCGTTCGTATCGCTCCCCCCGTTCGCCGCGCCCTGCTCGTCCGCCTTGTTCGTGCCATCGCTcagcttcttcagctccAGAAGAATTCGCACCTCCCTCTCCAACTCCCTTTCTCGGCTGATGCGCAGCTTCTCCAGGAGCAGCTTCAcgtccttcattttggcttCTTCTCTCGTGGGGTACTGCCGAAGCGCTTCAGGGGGCGGGGCGCCTGCCAGTTTGTCTCCGCGTATCAGCTGTGTATCAGCTGTATATCAGCTGTATATCTGCCGTATATCTGCCGTGTATCTGCCGCGTGTCTGCCGTGTATCTGCCGCGTATCTGCCACTTTCTTCCGCGTGTATGCCTACTCCTCCATCACTCGGCGCACTTCCCCACCACCTCTCTCCGCGCCGCTAACAACTCACGGAGACCTCTTCGCAGCTCTCCCCGCGCGCGGCGACTCCTGCTGACATGCGCGTCGGGCTGTGTATAAAAGTACAAGCGCAAAAACGCAGAGCGTGCGAAGCTACCTGCCGCGCGTGGCACTACGGACGAGCGGTCATTCCTTCAttcgaaaaagggaagtagCAAATCAGGGGAGGAACTCTCCCTGTAGTTTATAATTTCCAAGGTGACCTTTTCACCAGATGGGGGGGGGTTAAAACAACACACCCGTCTGCTCCAAACCAAATGTATTGTAAGTCACTACACAGCTGAGTCACTGCatcacctccccccctgctgcttcCGCCAGGCACGAGACACAAAATCGACTGCTCGAGGTGTTCACATGCAAAAAAGTGCTTCGTACATTCACGTGGCGACCTCTTCGCCTTCTCAAAAGATGCAGGTGTGTGTGTGGCTACACGTGTGGTGACAGCTCTGctattttgccttttccggACGAAACAATCGGCCATAAAAAGGGGCGCCGCGGTTACGCCGTTGGGCAGTCACTCATCAGTGGAGTCACTCATCAGTGGAGTCACTCATCTGTGGAGTTACTCAACTTGCAGTTATGCTCTGCTCCGCACAGCCGCCCCCATCGGTGTCGACGGCGAACAAGTGCGCGGTGCAGGTGGGAAGTGCGGCGCGGGAGAGATGCACGCAGTTGTGCTCTCAGTCAAATCCCGCGGGGGCCAGTGGCAATCTCCCCACACGCATGGCGCGCCTTCCTCGTACATAACTGTGCGTGTATGCAGTTACGTCCGTTTATATGTGTTCATATCCGCGCGAGAGAGTTAACTCGAACATGAAGTTGTTTTtcctgttattttttttttccttcctttttttcttttttttttatctttttttttttttttttttccctcagaGATGCAAACACACGCTGGTGTCACTTATCTGCATTCAATTCACTTTGTTCACTGCGcacggcaaaaaaaaaaaaaaaaaaaatgtcaaattTTTCTgtgtcctcttttttttttttttttcattttcatgcAGGGCGATCCAGACAGGCGCCGTTCGGGGGAAACGGAGTCGCCCAGCGAAGCGTCGACATTCGCGTGGTGAAAGTTCCCCGGGGCGTCATCATCAGTGGCGTTGAATCGCCTACGCCAAAACACCAATGTTACTGCAGCGACGCGGCGGTGAACCCCGAATGGGCGGGGCGGCCGTTCCGTGCGACCCCCACGCGCAGCCGCGCCTCCTCGTGCGGCCTTGccaggaaaaataaaataaacgtaCGAACAGGTGAGCGAATGGGTCAACTGGCAAGCAGCGATTGAGGAGCAGCGAGTGAAGCGTAGCGAGGAGTAGCGATTGACGAATGAGCGAAGCCCGCCCCCCCCGGAACGCACGCCCAAATCCGCATGTACACTTACCTATGCGCGCATACGCGTGTAGCACCGCCCCAGCTTTCGCAGTTACggcaagtttttttttttttttttttttcccataacTCGCCAGCCACCATTCGCACCTCCTTGAACTTCCGTTGGGGAGATAAACCTTCACGCAAATACAGTTGGCAGTTCGTTGcgcttttttgcaaacacgTGGATGTGCGCGGGATACCTCCttgccaccccccccccccccttcgtaGACATGGCCtgacggggaaaaaaaagaaagcgcaaagtggtgaagcggcaaagtTGCCAAGCGGTAAAACTGCAAAACTTCCAACCGACCACTTCCTCGCAGCCACGAAAGAGGCTGAACCTAAGGGAAAGAAGGAGCAACGCGCACTAGGCCAACCATGGCTCGACTGCCCACCTAGTTGTGCACCCCCAATTTGAGCAGCAGCTTGGCCGACCGCGCCTGTACCCAGCTGCGCAAACACCCGTGAAACCCCCCCCCTCAACGTCGAACCCCACGTGAAAGAAATCAAAATGTCGAAAATGACGATCGTGTTTTACAacataataaatgataaagaaGACAAAAACTCCCACAACGTTTTTTACATCCCCAAACCGATAAACGCCATAACGTTACATGACATTCGGAATGGGTTTCCCTTGGTTGGCACTTACCACTTCAGGTGCATGCTCCCCTCCATGGGTGTCTCCGCATGCGAGAGAGaaatgcatatgtgtatCCTCTACCTCTCACGCGATTACATCGCCTGCCATCGCCCCTCCTCCACCGTCTCCCTTTCAGATTCAAAATCATCCACAACAACACCCCCGCGTGGGTTGACATCAGCGAAGAGTCCTCGCCAATCCCCAGCTTGAATTCGTGTATCTACGCGAAGGTGAGTGTTCCTTCCCGCTTCGCAACAGCGTTGAGTAGGGTGGAATGTGCGGTTGACGCTTTCGTTAAAATGTGGACGTAGGATGGTCGTCCACACGGTTGGTTGGGCAAAACATCGTTGggaaagtatttttttttttttttttctcccccacaaGTGTAACTACACTTCGCAACTTTGCAACTTTGCAACTTCGCAATTTTGCACGCTTTActccctctcccccttcacaCAACTGCTTGACCGCCGGCACAGGTTTTGCGACTCAGTTGGATGGACCACAGGCGGGCAAAGGAAGCTCCTGGCGGGAAACTTCTCGAGGAAGGTGTGCcaaaattgtataaaaatgagaaaactATTTTCGatataaaggaaaataaaccAGATGACCATGTGCAGATGAGTAAGACCAAGGGAAACATCGACATGCTGCTATTTGAAACGACTCCCAACAAGGCTATGCACGTGGACGCCGGCAAGCGGAAAGGTAAGGGGGGCCAGCGCGGCGTCACTCCTGGGAGGTGTGTGCAAGTGGGCGTGCCAGTGTGCTTGCCATTGTGCTTGCCATTGTGCTTGCCATTGTGCTTGCCATTGTGCTTGCCATTGTGCTTGCCATTGTGCTTACCAGTGTGCCTACCTGTGTGCGTGCCACTACGCGTTCAAACGGGCGTACATTCTTAGTGGTTAAGCTGGGCCTGCACGAGCACAGGCAGAAGCACTTAAgggttttccccctcctccgttTCCCCATCCCCGCAGATGACACCAAGGACCAAAATTACTTCGACTTGATGTTTAACTAGGCCGTTTGCGGCGAGGCCTTTCCGTCCCGCCTGACTCGACTGTGTGCACATGTAGCCGTCCAACAACACGTTGGTTGTTTTTACCCCCCATTGAAAGGGTTACTGACTGGGATGtcagcccttttttttttccccacgtgTACGCAACTGAGCATGTaaagaagtgaagaagtCGCCCCGCTGTGCAATCACATACTAATTAATCACTCAActtgaggattttttttttttttttttttttttttttttttttttttttttttttgcgcaaatgtgcatgacctgttcatacgAATGTGTGCTTGCGCGTTCGAGCTAAAACATCCTTCGTTGCAACGTACATAACAATTTGCGtgcgggggaaaaagcaaagaaagGATAAGCCAGCAAGCGAACAGTTGGGCGTGTAACTGTGCCACGTAAGATAAGCATACGAATGGAGGATGAACAAAACGGCAGCGATTAACAATCGTATTTTCTACGAAAGCGGAGGTATGCATGTGCGTCGAGCGAAACTGAGTGGCGATCGTGCCAGCTGCGGCGATCGTGGCAGTGTTCCAAGTTGGCAAAGTTCCGCGCCGACGGAAGGCTGCTCGCTTGACAGTTGCCACTAAGCTCCCCATCGGAGCTCTCACCTTTACACAGGAGCAGTTTTTTTCGCCTTATGAAAGTGtagcaactttttttttttttgcgttttaaGCAGTgtagtaactttttttttttcgcgtttttcctcatttaCGCACGTCCCCCCTATTGTACTCAACCCAGTCCGGACATGCAGTCCGGTTCAGTACTCAACGCAAAGTGCCCCCATGCGTGCCTTAAATTAACCTGTTATGATTATATGTAACTTTCAGAGTGGGCATCCGCTTTCCCGCATTTGCTTTATCACATTTGCCTTACCGCGTTTGCTTTATCACGTTTGCCTTACCGCGTTTGCTTTATCACATTTACCTTATCACGTTTGCCTTACCGCGTTTGCTTTATCACATTTACCTCATCACGTTTGCCTTCTCACGTTTGCTCATTGCCACCACCCTCTGCGCAGCCACAGTTCGACCATGCGCACATTTAGGAAAAACCCAATTTGCGCTTTCATTGCACGTTTTAATTCGCCTGATCAGTGTATGTGCACCTCAAACAGCTGTGGTTGTTCGTAGGTATGCCTCTTTTGTTTCTCCGCCGAAATTAAGTGATTTCCTACCACTCCAGAGggtccttccccccctttaatTCCCCCCACCAAGTGCCGTTTgtttaaacatattttttcacttgtgTGTAACGTGTACCGCGGGTCACTTGCTGCTCATCGTGGCAGACACTTTTCTTTCTTTACCGCGGAGCGAACATGAATGCGCTCATCCTAGTCGGGGGGTACGGCACGAGGTTAAGACCGCTCACCCTGACGACCCCCAAGCCGTTAATCAGCTTCTGCAACAGGCCAATTCTGGAACACCAAATCTTTAACTTGGCACGATGTGGAATTAAAGAAATCATTTTGGCCATAGCTTATAAACCCACACACATAATGAGCTTTGTGGATgacttggaaaaaaaatacaacgttaaaattattttctccaTTGAGGAGGAGCCCTTGGGCACGGGGGGGCCAATAAAATTGGCGGAGAAGTATTTGAGCAAGTACGAcgatttttttgtgttcaaCTCGGACATTATATGCTCCTTCCCCCTGCTGGAGATGATGAGCTTTCACAAGCAGAGCAGTGCGCCGCTAACCATTTTGGTAAACCAGGAGGGCGCGGTGTGGATCGGCGTGGAGCGGCGAGGAGCGGCGCGTGTGTTCGCCGTATGTTAGTTGTCTGCCAGTTGTCTAGCAGTTGCCTAGCAGTTATCGAGCAGCTACCTACCAGTTGCCTGCGCACACATTTGTTGCAAACTTGTGTGTCTATTTCCTGACCCACACGGCGTGTGCATCGCACATGTTTGCCATTTCGCCtgaccgttcaggcaaaaacagcttttttttcctttttttttttcttttttttatttatttattcatttattttattttttttttttttttaccccctctTGTGCAGGTgaaagaagtggaagaccCCCGCGCCTTCGGAGTGGTCATAACGGAAGGCAATCGAATTACGAAATTTGAGGAGAAGCCGCAAGTCCCCAAGTCGAGCCTAATAAATGCAGGAATTTACATACTGAACAGAGAAATTTTAAGTCGCATTCCGGTGAGGAACACGTCGCTCGAGAAGGAAATATTTCCCCAGCTAGCCAATGAGAACATGCTGTACttttacaaattaaataaattttgggCCGACATTGGCAAGCCGCTGGACTTTTTAAAGGGACAGGCGTTGTACTTGGAGGACTTGGAGGAGAGCAGGGAAAGGGGCAGAGAAGGTGACGTAGCGGGGGAAGCAACTACAGCAGAGGTGACCGCGACAAAGCCCATCAGTGAGGAGCCCACCGAAGCGACGCTCACCACAGAGGGGTCCATCGAAGAGGCACCCATCATGGAGGAGTCCATCCTGCGAGACCACTTCCTCATATGCTACGGCATAACGGACAAGGAGAATAGTGCAAATAATGGCATCAAGAAAAACCTGTTTATAACATTTGAAGACATGAACGAGTTGGATGAATTCGCCCATAGGAAGAGCCACCTCTTCGATGAAATCCTTGCGCACACAAAGGTCGAGGGAAATGTGTTGATTTCTTCCAAAACGatcatagaaaaaaattgcgtcTTGGGAGATAACGTCGTTCTGGGGGAAAACGTCACCATTGGGGAGGGGTGCCGCATCAAGAACTCCTGCGTCATGAGCAACTCCACCGTCAGTTCGTACTCCTACATTGAGAACTCGATCATTGGGTCCAAGTCGAGGGTCGGGAGCTGGTCGCGCATCGAGGGGCTGTGCGTGCTGGGCGAGAACGTCGTGCTGAAGCCCGAAATTTTCGTCAACAATGCCTTCATCCTGCCCTTCAAGGAGGTCAGCAGCTCCATATACGAGAAGGGCGCGATCATCATGTGAGGGCGGCAGGAGCGGCAGCGGAAGCGGCGGCAGCAGGAATGCCAGCGAAGCGACGCATCTTCGCACTAGGGCAGCACCGTTTGCGGGTCcaccactttttttccatgtgtaaaaatagtgtgataaaattttttgtttagttTGGTTTGGTATAGCTCAGTTTAGCTTAGCTTAGCTTAGCTTAGTTTAACTTAGTTTAGTTTAgcttagtttttttttttttttttttttttgtgtgtccCCCCCATGTGCGCGCGCACTTCACCATTCGTGTGCGCACGTGTatgtctttttcttttttttgcaacgtGGACATGGAAGGGCTTCATGCCTGCGCAAACCGCCCATCAAGTGTAAAACGTGTAAAACGTGTAAAACGTGTGAAGCGTGTAAAACGTGTGAAGCGTGTGAAGCGTGTGAAGCGTGTGAAGCGTGTGAAGCGTGTGAAGCAGGTAAAGCATGTACAACGTGGTTGGGCGGCGCGAGTGGAGCGACCAGCTCGAGTGACCCCCTGAACTGAGCCAGTGATCGTAGCAGAGCAGCCGCTTAAGGGCGAACCGcttctttttgttcccctcccccgcgtGAACTGGCCCCCACAGTGGGcccccaaaatgaaggacTACCTAGAGGGGCACAACAAATACCTGAAATACGACAACTGCATCCTCGTGGAgcacgaggaggaagaaagcAAAATCGCGAAAGAAGAAAACTGCGTGAAGGACAAAAACATAGTCCGCGTCATACAagaaataagaaaaaatatacgctCAAATGTcttgtataaaaatgatggGAAAAATGCCCTCTTCAATGAGCCCCTTTATAACATGTTCCCACTCAAATGTGTCAGGGATAAAAAAGTGGACCAAATTTCCTACGTGTGCAGAGTGACATCCGAGGAGGACGCCACTGCTTGTCTTAAGAAAATACAAGACATTGTATCGAAGATGTATGCGCAGAATATGCTCATCGAGAAGGACTTCCTGGAGGACCTGCTGTCCGTTTTTATGGAGCTGTGCAGGCAGGTCGGGCCATCTCTCTGCCtcccccgaggggggggaggaagtgggAGAGGCGCGGCGAATGGGAACAGGCGCGCGGCGAACGGGAACAGACGCGCATCGTGACCACCGCTCA carries:
- a CDS encoding dynein-associated protein, putative (encoded by transcript PVX_085440A) — translated: MKDYLEGHNKYLKYDNCILVEHEEEESKIAKEENCVKDKNIVRVIQEIRKNIRSNVLYKNDGKNALFNEPLYNMFPLKCVRDKKVDQISYVCRVTSEEDATACLKKIQDIVSKMYAQNMLIEKDFLEDLLSVFMELCRQVSVTCFQRGSLLRQLFNYNSMLLFHYHKLVRSSLTFNLKKEIKRSHTMSELRQEMERKKEAINSLRSEILDTDRLIEEERANAEREMSEVNIIYQNKIDKLKKNNQRKRDEFTRLLQL
- a CDS encoding mannose-1-phosphate guanyltransferase, putative (encoded by transcript PVX_085435A); its protein translation is MNALILVGGYGTRLRPLTLTTPKPLISFCNRPILEHQIFNLARCGIKEIILAIAYKPTHIMSFVDDLEKKYNVKIIFSIEEEPLGTGGPIKLAEKYLSKYDDFFVFNSDIICSFPLLEMMSFHKQSSAPLTILVKEVEDPRAFGVVITEGNRITKFEEKPQVPKSSLINAGIYILNREILSRIPVRNTSLEKEIFPQLANENMLYFYKLNKFWADIGKPLDFLKGQALYLEDLEESRERGREGDVAGEATTAEVTATKPISEEPTEATLTTEGSIEEAPIMEESILRDHFLICYGITDKENSANNGIKKNLFITFEDMNELDEFAHRKSHLFDEILAHTKVEGNVLISSKTIIEKNCVLGDNVVLGENVTIGEGCRIKNSCVMSNSTVSSYSYIENSIIGSKSRVGSWSRIEGLCVLGENVVLKPEIFVNNAFILPFKEVSSSIYEKGAIIM
- a CDS encoding hypothetical protein, conserved (encoded by transcript PVX_085430A); translation: MSKMTIVFYNIINDKEDKNSHNVFYIPKPINAITLHDIRNGFPLVGTYHFRFKIIHNNTPAWVDISEESSPIPSLNSCIYAKVLRLSWMDHRRAKEAPGGKLLEEGVPKLYKNEKTIFDIKENKPDDHVQMSKTKGNIDMLLFETTPNKAMHVDAGKRKDDTKDQNYFDLMFN